The nucleotide sequence TGGTGGTCTCTATTTCCTGGCAAGGAAACTCTATACCCATTGTCTGGGAGTGTCTGGACAAACGTGGTGGCAACTCCAATACAGATGAACGCATTGCCTTGATAGAGCGGGTTTTGAAGATTATTCCGGCGGAAAAAATTGACAACCTTCTGGCTGATCGTGAGTTCATAGGTCATGACTGGTTTGAGTGGTTGCGACAGAAGAAAATATTGTGTCGCCTCCGTATAAAAGGTGATGTCGCAGTAGAGCATGACAATCGCAAAACCACAGCGGGGAAGCTTTGCCGTAGTGTGAAGTTTAATCAAACCGTCACTTGGCATACCAGAAAAAAAGTGGCGGGAGTACCGCTTTACATTGCTGCGCACCGCACCTTGAAAGGGTTGCTCATAGTTGTGGCTACTGAAAAGCCGGACGGCATGATCGAGGACTATTACAAACGCTGGGATATAGAAACGCTGTTTGGTTGTTTGAAAAGTCGTGGGTTCGATATGGAGTCTACACATATGACGAAGCACGACCGCATGGACAAACTTATGGGACTCCTCGCCATTGCGTTCGCGTGGTGTCTGCTTGTGGGGCACTGGCATTACGGTGAGGCTAATCAGCTCCCACTGAATAAACATAACAGACCAGCAAAAAGTCTGTTCAGACTGGGGCTTGACATGCTCAGACGAGTACTTAAAAACAAATGCGCAAAAAATGATCAGATTGCATTTCAGGAGCTGTTAAATGTTTTGTCCCGTACATAGGCCATATCCTCAAGCAGATAGCGCTTGTAATAATTGTAAATAAGCTTCTTGTTTCAACTTGAGGCTGAATGCTTTCATCGGCAGTTTCATTTTCATCAGTCTCAGGTTCATTCTGAGTGAGCATTTCAGTAATGCCAATAGAGGTTAGCCAGTTCATCGCATTACAGTGATGGTTGTTTCTGGCTTGAATCAACGCTTCCTGAAAGGCGCGAGGATTCCGTTGCTGATTTTCTCGCAGCCAGTTTAAAATTTGATCGAACTCGGACGGGGTGGGCTCTCTATCTTCGCTATGAGAGAAATAAGGATTTACATAAAAAGTTCCCCCCATGTTATCGT is from Endozoicomonas gorgoniicola and encodes:
- a CDS encoding IS4 family transposase; its protein translation is MEEVSSLAEKLKAHLPLHQARINFISQFVLSLIRARSTNLYRVAEEFQSEADAESSYRRIKRFFAGYEYSYEQLGEFILSCLDMDRYTLCMDRTNWKHGSKDVNYLVVSISWQGNSIPIVWECLDKRGGNSNTDERIALIERVLKIIPAEKIDNLLADREFIGHDWFEWLRQKKILCRLRIKGDVAVEHDNRKTTAGKLCRSVKFNQTVTWHTRKKVAGVPLYIAAHRTLKGLLIVVATEKPDGMIEDYYKRWDIETLFGCLKSRGFDMESTHMTKHDRMDKLMGLLAIAFAWCLLVGHWHYGEANQLPLNKHNRPAKSLFRLGLDMLRRVLKNKCAKNDQIAFQELLNVLSRT